In Halichondria panicea chromosome 9, odHalPani1.1, whole genome shotgun sequence, a genomic segment contains:
- the LOC135340830 gene encoding uncharacterized protein LOC135340830: protein MGRPPTETQPTRCVHNLSSLTLTTAESQLLNKGLSFALTKNLCSTEPKLQLLREFNEYSKSLRRIYTNSIYYRTPKPVKSGIPTTTEKVHRPMRFLPTTTYSSFNDTYNSGYRNVEQYISVTKDNINDQLHEIFKPKTNVTLAESLALQKFKKQKNRVTIKPADKNLGVVVMDTTDYVQQCLLILLDDKVYKRTAEYPTTKITNQLQEVLSKYHTTLTSTDKRLKRFVLPNKDIFQIPQFYGIPKIHKQFKKLPPVRPIVANCNSPLTPASKLLDHVLQPLAQTYEDYLQNSACLSLILEDLQIPDNALLVAIDVNSLYPSIPQEECLQIIYTEMLSHRYTLLLDPNLIIQLLQICVNHNYFEFGPVTFQQIQGTAMGAPFSPTIANIFMSVIIRRFLEKQPAKPLLIKRYIDDIFIVWQHDENSLISFLSELNVSHQKLSYKYSYSSQQVSFLDMTIYKGPHFHKSRKLDTKTFQKQQNLYQYLHYTSNHPKHIFKSIITGECTRLVRTNTTIQEFQTMTQLLSIRLKKRDYPQTLIDKTINSVSYERRPQLLRKMKKPPARVRPPIFKCLSPPNFQLLKSVTLQHYKGLLLPSPRIINLKHQNLGKELVRAKISLNEEQTLRIEVTFDQVHQHTITRSVPTLTQHTRISKCMKPSCATCQHLVCNRFFRSSKSEKTYPIRHQFSCNSRYLIYLITCSHCKKQYVGYTTQTLRTRINHHRSNIFNKVRTYISNHFNFTDHSVRNLKVQCIDAATSFTELQALEHYWIATLRTIIPHGLNVLS from the coding sequence ATGGGAAGGCCCCCAACCGAAACACAACCCACCAGGTGCGTCCACAATCTGAGCTCACTCACCCTCACCACTGCCGAATCACAATTACTAAATAAAGGCCTAAGCTTCGCACTCACCAAAAACTTATGTAGTACGGAACCCAAATTACAACTGTTACGAGAGTTTAACGAATACTCAAAGTCACTTAGAAGAATATACACTAACTCTATATATTATCGCACGCCGAAACCAGTAAAAAGTGGTATACCCACAACGACAGAAAAAGTACATAGACCAATGCGATTCCTACCAACAACCACATACTCTTCTTTTAATGATACATACAATAGTGGATACAGAAATGTCGAACAATACATTTCCGTCACAAAAGATAATATCAATGACCAGTTACACGAAATCTTCAAGCCCAAAACAAATGTCACACTCGCAGAATCTCTAGCACTACAAAAattcaaaaaacaaaaaaatcgaGTCACCATTAAGCCAGCAGATAAGAACTTAGGCGTAGTTGTAATGGACACCACAGACTACGTCCAACAATGCCTCCTAATCTTACTAGACGATAAGGTATATAAAAGAACCGCCGAGTATCCCACCACCAAAATCACCAACCAACTCCAAGAAGTTCTGTCAAAATACCATACCACACTCACTAGTACGGATAAGCGGCTAAAACGATTCGTTCTCCCCAATAAAGACATTTTCCAAATTCCACAATTTTACGGCATTCCGAAAATTCATAAACAATTCAAAAAACTGCCACCAGTCAGACCCATAGTTGCAAACTGTAATTCTCCACTAACGCCAGCTAGTAAGCTCTTAGATCATGTGCTTCAACCCCTAGCTCAAACGTATGAAGATTACCTACAAAATTCCGCTTGTTTGTCACTAATTCTAGAAGACTTACAAATTCCCGACAATGCGCTATTAGTAGCAATTGACGTCAACTCATTGTATCCCTCCATTCCTCAAGAGGAATGTCTGCAGATAATATACACCGAAATGTTAAGTCATAGGTACACGTTGCTGCTAGACCCAAATCTAATCATCCAACTCCTACAAATATGCGTTAATCACAATTATTTCGAGTTTGGACCAGTTACATTCCAACAAATACAAGGTACAGCAATGGGAGCCCCGTTCTCACCCACCATCGCTAACATATTCATGTCGGTAATCATCAGAAGATTTTTAGAAAAACAACCAGCTAAACCTCTCCTGATTAAAAGATACATAGATGACATTTTTATAGTGTGGCAGCATGATGAAAACTCGCTAATCAGCTTCCTATCCGAACTCAATGTATCCCACCAAAAATTAAGTTACAAATACTCCTACTCATCTCAACAAGTCTCGTTTCTAGATATGACAATTTACAAAGGTCCCCACTTCCACAAATCCCGAAAACTAGACACAAAAACCTtccaaaaacaacaaaatctCTACCAGTACCTACATTATACATCAAACCATCCGAAACACATCTTCAAATCCATCATCACCGGAGAATGTACCAGACTTGTGCGCACAAACACCACCATCCAGGAGTTTCAAACCATGACTCAGCTCCTTAGCATACGCCTTAAAAAACGAGACTATCCCCAAACCCTCATTGACAAAACCATCAATTCCGTGTCATATGAGAGAAGACCTCAGTTACTTCGGAAAATGAAAAAACCTCCTGCCAGAGTAAGACCGCCCATTTTCAAATGCCTCTCGCCTCCAAATTTCCAATTACTAAAAAGCGTCACACTACAGCACTACAAAGGCTTACTATTACCCAGTCCCAGAATAATCAATCTGAAACATCAAAATCTCGGTAAAGAACTCGTTAGGGCCAAAATCAGTTTAAACGAAGAACAAACGCTCAGAATTGAAGTAACCTTTGATCAAGTCCACCAACACACAATTACAAGAAGCGTTCCCactctcacacaacacactcgaATAAGTAAGTGTATGAAACCGAGCTGTGCAACATGTCAACACCTAGTATGTAATAGATTTTTCAGATCATCGAAATCAGAAAAAACGTATCCAATCAGACACCAATTTTCCTGCAATTCAAGATATCTCATATATCTAATTACATGCTCACATTGCAAGAAACAGTATGTGGGTTACACCACTCAAACGCTTCGAACTAGAATCAATCATCATCGTAGCAATATTTTCAACAAAGTAAGAACGTATATAAGCAACCACTTCAACTTTACCGATCACTCTGTCAGAAACCTGAAAGTACAGTGTATTGACGCAGCAACGTCCTTCACAGAACTCCAAGCTTTAGAACACTACTGGATAGCTACACTTAGAACAATTATTCCACATGGACTAAATGTATTATCATAA
- the LOC135340859 gene encoding probable phospholipid-transporting ATPase IIB isoform X2 has protein sequence MWTFFPKILYEQFKFFLNLYFLVVALTQFIPQLRIGYLYTYWAPLCFVIAVTTLREFYDDLKRYWRDREINSQRYHKLTPKGRVVTTASQIRVSDILIIEKNQRVPADLILLRTTEKSGTCFVRTDQLDGETDWKLRVATCQGLTSNEELFDINGSVFAEPPQKDIHSFVGKLTTNSDSETKEDPLGLLLSFQRKS, from the exons ATGTGGACCTTCTTCCCAAAG ATTTTGTATGAGCAGTTCAAGTTCTTCCTGAACCTTTACTTCCTGGTAGTGGCTCTCACTCAGTTCATTCCTCAGCTCAGGATAGGCTACCTCTACACCTACTGGGCTCCACTG TGTTTTGTGATTGCCGTGACAACACTGAGGGAGTTCTACGATGACCTGAAGAGATATTGGAGGGACAGGGAGATCAACTCACAACGATACCACAAACTGACTCccaaag GGAGAGTGGTCACTACAGCCAGTCAAATACGAGTCTCTGACATTCTCATCATAGAGAAG AATCAGCGTGTGCCTGCTGATCTGATTCTCCTACGAACCACTGAGAAGTCTGGAACATGTTTCGTACGCACGGACCAATTAGACGGAGAGACAGACTGGAAGTTGAGGGTGGCCACTTGTCAGGGTTTGACCTCCAATGAG GAGTTGTTTGACATCAACGGCTCAGTGTTTGCAGAGCCACCTCAAAAAGATATTCACAGCTTTGTCGGAAAACTTACAACG AATTCTGATTCCGAGACCAAGGAAGACCCGCTTGgactccttctaagctttcagagaAAATCCTGA
- the LOC135340859 gene encoding probable phospholipid-transporting ATPase IIB isoform X1: MWTFFPKILYEQFKFFLNLYFLVVALTQFIPQLRIGYLYTYWAPLCFVIAVTTLREFYDDLKRYWRDREINSQRYHKLTPKGRVVTTASQIRVSDILIIEKNQRVPADLILLRTTEKSGTCFVRTDQLDGETDWKLRVATCQGLTSNEELFDINGSVFAEPPQKDIHSFVGKLTTQNSDSETKEDPLGLLLSFQRKS; this comes from the exons ATGTGGACCTTCTTCCCAAAG ATTTTGTATGAGCAGTTCAAGTTCTTCCTGAACCTTTACTTCCTGGTAGTGGCTCTCACTCAGTTCATTCCTCAGCTCAGGATAGGCTACCTCTACACCTACTGGGCTCCACTG TGTTTTGTGATTGCCGTGACAACACTGAGGGAGTTCTACGATGACCTGAAGAGATATTGGAGGGACAGGGAGATCAACTCACAACGATACCACAAACTGACTCccaaag GGAGAGTGGTCACTACAGCCAGTCAAATACGAGTCTCTGACATTCTCATCATAGAGAAG AATCAGCGTGTGCCTGCTGATCTGATTCTCCTACGAACCACTGAGAAGTCTGGAACATGTTTCGTACGCACGGACCAATTAGACGGAGAGACAGACTGGAAGTTGAGGGTGGCCACTTGTCAGGGTTTGACCTCCAATGAG GAGTTGTTTGACATCAACGGCTCAGTGTTTGCAGAGCCACCTCAAAAAGATATTCACAGCTTTGTCGGAAAACTTACAACG CAGAATTCTGATTCCGAGACCAAGGAAGACCCGCTTGgactccttctaagctttcagagaAAATCCTGA
- the LOC135340863 gene encoding probable phospholipid-transporting ATPase IIB, whose translation MLVGFLLFESQFIHVVSITFTALVLTELLMVALKIRTWHFLMVLAEVVSVVIYILSLFVLKDYFDSSFLLTFGFVWKTLAVTGASCVPLFIAKFMQRWCAPSSYTKLLKKNTMLRNCCKLTC comes from the exons ATGCTGGTGGGATTTCTTCTCTTCGAGTCGCAGTTCATCCACGTTGTGTCCATCACGTTCACAGCCCTCGTACTCACAGAGCTACTTATGGTGGCACTCAAGATACGCACATGGCACTTCCTAATGGTCCTGGCCGAGGTCGTGTCTGTCGTCATTTATATCCTCTCTCTCTTTGTCCTCAAGGATTACTTTG ACTCCTCTTTCTTACTGACGTTTGGTTTTGTGTGGAAGACGCTGGCTGTGACTGGAGCAAGTTGCGTGCCACTGTTCATTGCCAAGTTCATGCAGCGATGGTGTGCTCCCTCCAGCTACACCAAGCTACTCAAGAAGAACACCATGCTTAGAAACTGTTGCAAACTAACTTGCTag
- the LOC135340829 gene encoding uncharacterized protein LOC135340829 — MDAPVEPSPRWSQFSAVDGHHYLWRGVSPGPRGSNIIAVYDPSTELWSLFPTTGPLPPGENGGCSVCVGRCLYTFGGKDESSYFNDMSKLDLDTLQWTKVQTSGSQPMKKACCGLVRVNERTLCCFGGFGIEGTTQPGSTFTKTGGYTNEFHFFDTQNGVWSSPELRGEIPPPCSDFTFTMVDQHRAVLFGGYQPGRGEVNEIYIFDFQTMEVTKVKPVQGEPWPVERSFHAACCLNYGHDHPQLLVYGGVDDGNKTLGDMWILDVDTVQWSEVTLPESMTPRFYHSITATSLGPGLTEVLVFGGSVQWPLYTLYTPVSETTILRFELTGPSASVAGPSAGKWALVDVAHNDTRGSAQRLSEKRIRQATARASSVSETSDHSSQDRVRALEQQLQAAEQREHDTQRHHQLQLQEKDHELTEANRRHGDAERQLREAQQIFQEELAEANRRLRDAEERAQLAEQREQATQNRFELLLQEKDGIMAIKERESYEANHRRVDAERRVQELIAENERLQEDLQRSDRRVQLAEERAEGLETQWVVHREEITMTERQLGGGGWGVVKVAKFRGIEVAAKTLYEQLRSDYYRHVFIREMNMAARLRHPHLVQFIGATLEGEMIILTELMATSLRRVLEGGRISREHILSISVQVCQALNYLHLMQPDPVIHRDISSANILLNPLPNGRWRAKVTDYGSVNTQRMLNTMNPGSPVYAAPEAGNPSLQSTKMDMFSLGVLLIEMCSGQFPSDDGRERLLLTIQDRQFSDIISRCIHRDRDNRPTARQLLNELRDR; from the exons ATGGATGCTCCAGTTGAACCATCACCTCGTTGGAGTCAATTCTCTGCGGTTGACGGACACCATTACTTGTGGAGGGGGGTTAGTCCAGGACCGAGGGGGTCtaacatcattgctgtgtatgatccaagcactgagctgtggagcctctttcccaccactggacctctaCCCCCTGGAGAGAATGGTGGTTGttctgtttgtgtaggtcgtTGCCTGTACACCTTTGGTGGTAAGGATGAGTCTTCTTACTTCAATGACATGAGCAAGCTTgatctggacactctccagtggaccaaagttcAAACCTCTGGTAGTCAGCCTATGAAAAAGGCTTGCTGTGGACTTGTCCGTGTGAATGAGAGAACTCTGTGCTGCTTTGGAGGATTCGGTATTGAGGGCACCACACAACCAGGATCAACATTCACCAAGACTGGTGGATACACAAACGAGTTCCATTTCTTTGACACGCAGAATG gtgtctggtcgtcccctgagctcagaggagagaTACCTCCTCCCTGTAGTGACTTCACCTTCACCATGGTGGACCAGCACAGGGCAGTCCTCTTTGGAGGGTACCAACCTGGCCGTGGTGAGGTTAATGAAATCTACATTTTTGATTTCCAGACCATG gaggtcactaaggtgaagccagtacagggagagccatggccagtggagaggtcattccatgctgcctgttgtctcaactatggccatgaccaccctcaactactggTGTACGGAGGAGTGGATGATGGCAACAAGACACTGGGAGACATGTGGATACTGGATGTAGACACTGTCCAGTGGTCAGAG gtgacacttcctgagtcaatgacaccacgtttctaccactccatcactgccaccagtctGGGACCAGGACTCACTGAGGTCCTCGTGTTTGGAGGCAGTGTGCAGTGGCCactatatacactatatacaCCTGTTTCTGAGACTACCATTCTGAGATTTG AGTTGACTGGACCCTCAGCGTCTGTTGCTGGACCCTCGGCTGGGAAGTGGGCTCTCGTGGATGTGGCCCACAACGACACtagaggctccgcccagcgactgagtgagaagaggatcagacaagcaactgctcgtgcctcatcagtcagtgagaccagcgatcactcctctcaagaccgggtgagggctctggaacaacagttacaagcagcagagcagagagagcacGACACTCAACGTCACCACCAACTACAGTTGCAAGAGAAGGATCATGAATTAACTGAGGCCAACCGTCGTCATGGAGATGCAGAAAGACAACTCAGAGAAGCTCAACAAATTTTCCAAGAAGAATTGGCCGAGGCCAACCGTCGCCTTAGAGATGCCGAGGAAAGAGCACAACTGGCAGAGCAAAGAGAGCAAGCTACTCAAAATCGCTTTGAACTATTGTTGCAAGAAAAAGATGGGATAATGGCGATAAAAGAACGAGAATCATACGAGGCCAACCATCGTCGTGTTGATGCTGAGAGAAGAGTCCAGGAACTGATTGCTGAAAATGAACGACTTCAAGAAGACCTCCAAAGGTCAGACAGGAGAGTCCAGCTGGCAGAGGAGCGAGCAGAGGGTCTGGAGACTCAGTGGGTGGTCCATCGCGAGGAGATCACAATGACAGAGAGACAGCTTGGTGGGGGAGGATGGGGGGTCGTCAAAGTAGCCAAGTTCCGAGGAATCGAGGTGGCAGCCAAGACACTGTACGAGCAGCTCAGATCCGACTATTACCGACACGTGTTTATTCGTGAGATGAACATGGCGGCTCGTCTGCGACACCCACACCTGGTCCAGTTCATAGGAGCCACGCTGGAGGGGGAGATGATCATCCTGACAGAGCTCATGGCCACCAGTCTGAGGAGGGTGCTGGAGGGAGGTCGTATCTCACGTGAACACATCCTCTCCATCTCTGTGCAGGTCTGTCAAGCCCTCAACTATCTCCACCTCATGCAGCCAGACCCAGTGATCCATCGTGACATCAGCAGTGCAAACATCCTCCTCAATCCTCTACCCAATGGCCGCTGGAGGGCAAAGGTCACCGACTATGGCTCTGTGAACACACAGCGAATGTTAAACACGATGAATCCGGGGAGTCCTGTATACGCTGCCCCTGAGGCCGGTAACCCGTCCCTCCAGTCAACCAAGATGGACATGTTCAGTCTGGGGGTGCTCCTGATCGAGATGTGTTCTGGCCAGTTTCCGAGTGATGACGGACGTGAGCGCTTACTCCTCACCATCCAAGACCGTCAGTTCTCTGACATCATCAGTCGCTGTATCCATAGAGACAGAGACAATCGACCAACCGCTCGACAACTGTTGAATGAACTACGAGATAGATAA
- the LOC135340856 gene encoding AN1-type zinc finger protein 1-like isoform X1 has translation MTSHQETGMEVDVGEHCFFPQCNRLDFLPFVCDLCHQTFCKYHRVPSSHNYEHIDTNIISTLPEKQEFLFHCSLPSCKKRHVTSVVCESCEQSYCIQHRHQEDHSCPALIVAEQHSTRTVRGRPLGQPAKATGTSGVKGGSSSKHTSGKVALMKLKMRAVGLDSIPQVCSGVVAGEVDRVYFEVELPRTSGLPNTSMFVSKEWCVGRTVDYIAQRFKLKNDNHKAHAQKLCLYCEGAVLGMSHKLQDLVHTVITGA, from the exons ATGACGTCACACCAAGAGACTGGAATGGAAGTTGATGTTGGGGAACACTGTTTTTTCCCTCAATGCAACAGATTAG ATTTCCTTCCATTTGTGTGCGACCTCTGTCATCAAACATTTTG TAAATATCATCgagtcccctcctctcacaactATGAGCACATCGACACAAATATTATATCCACATTGCCTGAGAAACAAGAG TTTCTCTTCCACTGTTCCCTCCCCTCGTGCAAGAAGCGTCATGTGActagtgtggtgtgtgagtcttgtgagcagTCGTATTGCATCCAGCACAGACACCAGGAGGACCACAGCTGCCCTGCACTGATAGTAGCCGAGCAACACTCTACTAGGACCGTGAGGGGGAGGCCACTGGGACAACCTGCCAAAGCAACTGGAACAA GTGGGGTGAAAGGTGGCAGTTCATCCAAACACACGAGTGGAAAAGTTGCTTTGATGAAGTTAAAAATGAGAGCAGTTGGTCTGGACTCCATACCACAAGTATGCAGTGGAGTGGTTGCTGGGGAG GTGGACAGAGTGTATTTTGAAGTGGAGCTGCCAAGGACTAGTGGACTCCCTAACACCTCCATGTTTGTCTCCAAG GAGTGGTGTGTTGGACGGACGGTCGATTATATTGCTCAGAGATTCAAACTAAAGAACGACAATCACAAAGCACATGCTCAA AAGCTGTGTCTGTATTGTGAGGGTGCAGTACTGGGCATGTCTCATAAGCTACAGGACCTCGTACACACTGTCAtcacaggggcgtag
- the LOC135340856 gene encoding AN1-type zinc finger protein 1-like isoform X2, protein MTSHQETGMEVDVGEHCFFPQCNRLDFLPFVCDLCHQTFCKYHRVPSSHNYEHIDTNIISTLPEKQEFLFHCSLPSCKKRHVTSVVCESCEQSYCIQHRHQEDHSCPALIVAEQHSTRTVRGRPLGQPAKATGTSGVKGGSSSKHTSGKVALMKLKMRAVGLDSIPQVDRVYFEVELPRTSGLPNTSMFVSKEWCVGRTVDYIAQRFKLKNDNHKAHAQKLCLYCEGAVLGMSHKLQDLVHTVITGA, encoded by the exons ATGACGTCACACCAAGAGACTGGAATGGAAGTTGATGTTGGGGAACACTGTTTTTTCCCTCAATGCAACAGATTAG ATTTCCTTCCATTTGTGTGCGACCTCTGTCATCAAACATTTTG TAAATATCATCgagtcccctcctctcacaactATGAGCACATCGACACAAATATTATATCCACATTGCCTGAGAAACAAGAG TTTCTCTTCCACTGTTCCCTCCCCTCGTGCAAGAAGCGTCATGTGActagtgtggtgtgtgagtcttgtgagcagTCGTATTGCATCCAGCACAGACACCAGGAGGACCACAGCTGCCCTGCACTGATAGTAGCCGAGCAACACTCTACTAGGACCGTGAGGGGGAGGCCACTGGGACAACCTGCCAAAGCAACTGGAACAA GTGGGGTGAAAGGTGGCAGTTCATCCAAACACACGAGTGGAAAAGTTGCTTTGATGAAGTTAAAAATGAGAGCAGTTGGTCTGGACTCCATACCACAA GTGGACAGAGTGTATTTTGAAGTGGAGCTGCCAAGGACTAGTGGACTCCCTAACACCTCCATGTTTGTCTCCAAG GAGTGGTGTGTTGGACGGACGGTCGATTATATTGCTCAGAGATTCAAACTAAAGAACGACAATCACAAAGCACATGCTCAA AAGCTGTGTCTGTATTGTGAGGGTGCAGTACTGGGCATGTCTCATAAGCTACAGGACCTCGTACACACTGTCAtcacaggggcgtag
- the LOC135340832 gene encoding uncharacterized protein LOC135340832, with the protein MLKAVRSFLGRPPVEPSVEPPPRWGQFSAVDGHHYMWRGYGPGRGSNIIAVYDPSTELWSLLPTTGPLPPGERSGCSVGVGRCLYTFGGLGGSSYVNDMSKLDLDTLQCTKFQTSGSQPMKKAFCGLVRVNERTLCCFGGEGIEGPTQPGSTFTKSGLSDGIGQTNEFHFFDTQNGVWSSPELRGERPPPCSGFTFTMVDQHRAVLFGGVQSGRGRLNEVYLFLFKTMEVTMVKPVQGEPWPVERFGHAACCLNYGQDHPQLLVHGGMDYGVKTLEDMWILDVDTVKWTEVTPPESMTPRHFHSITATSLGPGLTEVLVFGGQRDFWGDAIAETTILRFELTGPSAFVVGPSAGKWALVDVAHNDTRGSAQRLREKRIRQATARASSVSETSDHSSQDRVRALEQQLRAAEQREHDTQRHHHLQLQEKDRELATQARELTEANRSHGDAEERAQLAEQREQATQLLLQVKDRELAEANRREADLSARITALERELEGKTKELAAHNTEVWRIPASRVITMRTIGTGGWGEVLEGTVTVAVKRLFAAIVNPRNLERLQREMRLLAEVRHPNLVQFIGAVFDQSPPLIITELLDMNLRQAYERNQLDPGNRLSIFMDIALALNYLHQRYDPIIHRDVSAPNVLLQRMPNHQWKGKVSDLGSANFLQHAHTMGEGAIIYSPPEVIPQAFDPLTPPLRQSVKIDVYSYGIVLCEVTASRFPSAEHYRDMILQVQRQRPAVYELILHCTKREPSHRPSMVQVMEELNKIAPF; encoded by the exons ATGTTGAAAGCTGTTCGCTCCTTTCTTGGTCGACCACCAGTTGAACCATCAGTTGAACCACCACCTCGTTGGGGTCAATTCTCTGCAGTTGACGGACACCATTACATGTGGAGGGGTTATGGTCCAGGACGGGGGTCtaacatcattgctgtgtatgatccaagcactgagctgtggagcctcttgcccaccactggacctctaCCCCCTGGAGAGCGGAGTGGTTGCTCTGTTGGTGTAGGTCGTTGTCTGTACACCTTTGGTGGTCTAGGTGGGTCTTCTTACGTCAATGACATGAGCAAGCTTgatctggacactctccagtgCACCAAATTTCAAACCTCTGGTAGTCAGCCTATGAAAAAGGCTTTCTGTGGACTTGTCCGTGTGAATGAGAGAACTCTGTGCTGCTTTGGAGGAGAAGGTATTGAGGGCCCCACACAACCAGGATCAACATTCACCAAGAGTGGACTGTCTGATGGAATTGGACAGACAAACGAGTTCCATTTTTTTGACACACAAAATG gtgtctggtcgtcccctgagctcagaggagagagacctcctccCTGTAGTGGCTTCACCTTCACCATGGTGGACCAGCACAGGGCAGTCCTCTTTGGAGGGGTCCAATCTGGCCGTGGTAGGCTCAATGAAGTCTACCTGTTCCTTTTCAAAACCATG gAGGTCACTATGGTGAagccagtacagggagagCCATGGCCAGTGGAGAGGTTTGGCcatgctgcctgttgtctcaactatggCCAGGACCACCCTCAGCTACTGGTGCATGGAGGAATGGATTATGGCGTCAAGACACTGGAGGACATGTGGATACTGGATGTTGACACTGTCAAGTGGACAGAG gtgacacctcctgagtCAATGACACCACGTCACTTccactccatcactgccaccagtctGGGACCAGGACTCACTGAGGTCCTCGTGTTTGGAGGCCAGCGGGATTTTTGGGGAGATGCCATTGCTGAGACCACCATACTAAGATTTG AGTTGACTGGACCCTCAGCGTTTGTTGTTGGACCCTCGGCTGGGAAGTGGGCTCTCGTGGATGTGGCCCACAACGACACcagaggctccgcccagcgactaagagagaagaggatcagacaagcaactgctcgtgcctcatcagtcagtgagaccagcgaccactcctctcaagatcgggtgagggctctggaacaacagttacgagcagcagagcagagagagcacGACACTCAACGTCACCACCACCTACAGTTGCAAGAGAAAGATCGAGAATTAGCTACACAAGCTAGAGAATTGACCGAGGCCAACCGTAGTCATGGAGATGCGGAGGAAAGAGCACAGCTGGCAGAGCAAAGAGAGCAAGCTACACAATTACTTTTACAAGTGAAAGATCGAGAATTGGCTGAGGCCAACAGAAGAGAAGCTGACCTGTCTGCTCGAATCACAGCTCTAGAGAGGGAGTTAGAAGGCAAGACGAAAGAGTTggcagcacacaacacagaggtgtgGAGGATTCCGGCCAGCAGAGTAATCACGATGAGAACGATTGGCACTGGAGGATGGGGGGAGGtgctggagggaacagtgacGGTGGCCGTCAAGCGACTCTTTGCTGCCATTGTCAACCCACGCAATCTGGAGAGACTCCAGAGAGAAATGAGGCTCTTGGCTGAAGTACGACACCCCAACCTGGTGCAGTTCATTGGGGCAGTGTTTGACcagtcccctcctctcatcatCACCGAGCTTCTTGACATGAATCTCCGACAAGCGTACGAGAGGAATCAACTGGACCCAGGAAACCGCCTCTCAATCTTCATGGACATTGCCCTAGCTCTGAACTACCTGCACCAGCGCTACGATCCCATCATCCAccgtgatgtgagtgctcccaaCGTCCTCCTCCAGCGAATGCCCAACCACCAGTGGAAGGGGAAGGTCTCTGACCTCGGTTCAGCCAACTTCCTGCAGCATGCTCATACGATGGGAGAGGGGGCCATAATCTACTCCCCTCCTGAAGTCATCCCTCAAGCCTTTGATCCTCTCACTCCACCTCTGAGACAGTCTGTCAAGatcgatgtgtacagctacggtATTGTCCTCTGTGAGGTGACCGCTAGTCGATTCCCAAGTGCTGAACATTATCGAGACATGATTCTCCAAGTACAGAGGCAGCGTCCTGCAGTGTACGAGCTGATACTCCACTGCACTAAGAGAGAGCCCAGCCATCGACCCAGCATGGTACAGGTGATGGAGGAACTGAACAAAATAGCACCCTTTTAA